In Diadema setosum chromosome 2, eeDiaSeto1, whole genome shotgun sequence, the DNA window ATCAGGGGGCAtcactttttgttggttttgtgaagcatggtcacatatttttattattattgttattattattgtcattgttgtggCCATTGTTATCgctgtcattgttgttgttattagcattattattattattatcatcattaatcaAAATACACTATTCATTCCAATTTTCAGACGCACTCTCTCTCACTGCGGAGGGCAGTCACAGGGCGGCGGCTCCCATTCAATGAGCTACTGGCAGAGCACAAGGCACGCTCCCAGGCGCTCGCTGCTGCAAAAGCAGCCGCTGCGGCCGGAGGCAACCCAACGTCCATCGCAACGACGACAACAGTTGCCACCAGCACAACGGCCACGACCACGACTCTCAGCAATAATCTTGGAGGCGGGGCGGGCACCCAGCTCTCGACGTCGCAGTCAGGGGCGGGGTCTGAGGGGACCACTGGCTCGGATGCTTTGTGTCCTCAGAAGCTGGGAGGCACCCCTACGGTGCCCGTCCTCTCCAGTGTGGGATCAGCATCCTCCGTGGAGTCCTCCCACTCTCTCAAGTAGGTTTCACACAGGGGTCAAGCTTCCCTATCTTCAGTTGGTACAATTTGTAGGTTTCTAGGTTTTGTTGGGTTGTTGTAATCaagttaacctgttgaagatgagTAGGGGGTATGCTgtggcaggtgtctgtgggaaatgcatgttggtgcaatatcagcccatcctcaacaggttaaaaataAGCAAATGTAGATTTGTCTGGTGCTGAAGTCaagcaaatgaaatttgacaaaAGTTAACTAATGCCAAGTGTTTATGGTGCTAAGTGTTTTCCTGCTATGTAATATAAGCTTTCGTTTAGAATGTCTCTCCAAAATATATACTGAACAGGTTTCCTTGTGAACTAATTTATTGTGTTGTTCTGCAATGTCTGGTAATCCACTTAGTTGGTTGCATCTTATCAAGCagcatcatacatgtatgtctgttcACCAAGAAACACCAGAGATGAAAAAGCTTGTAAATGAATGACAATGTTGGGTCGACGTCACATTATTTTAATAGTCTTTCTAGTGACCCACATACTGATGTAGAATCACATGAAGATCAGAGAAATACTTTTTTAACAATCTCTCTTATATTGTTAATATGATTTtatggatgtacatgtattttgcttcCCTTCAGACGGTCACATACGATATCCACCCTGCCTTCATCAGCGCACCCTGTGGGTGAGGGCTCGGCACTCTCCCCGGTAGTGGTTGTACCCCCGGACACCTCGCAGAACCCTGCCCCTCTCCGGCGGCAGGAGCACCATCCGTCTCCCACCCACCAGAGGGGCGTGTCCCAGGGCGGGGACAGGAAGGATGGTGGTGAGAGGTTGGACTTCCCCTGTACCCACCAGCACCCGAGACCTTTCGCAGTGAGTTTCCATTGCCCCTTTCGAGGCATTGCTCCTTTTGAGCCATCctacatgagagagagagagatacatgtgtagtgtatgtgtgtgtgtatgtgtgtgagacagagagagggggaggtATCTGCTTTTTAGACCTCCGCATATCCTTCCCTTGTTGTTGACATGTTGTGGTGGAGctgcagtgtgtgtgtttgtgtgtgtgtgtgtgtgtgtgtgtgtgcgtgtgttccTCCAAACTTATTGAATACATGTGCAGCCCACAGCTTACTTCACCACATGATACATTACAGCTTATCGTCAGGAGCAGTTTCAGTGCCTGGGATGCCATTTTCTGTTAATGAAAAGTGCACAGAAAGAATGTGAAGTTCTtcagaccaaggaggtttaagagaatggagtcacaaccgtctgttttcctttgctagatgttcgatgcGGCCACTCGAAAATATTAGAGTCATGTGCCACACTGGATCTGctgcgcagataggaagacaattgactcattgCTCAATGCATAATCGCTAGCCACTTTCTAGGGGAGATTATGTAtgtgtgatggtaattactttgcGCCATCCCTACTCAAAAGGTAGGTGATTTATAATGGTAATCTCACAGGGATGCGCAAACagaaattacacaaaaaaatgatgaaataaaaataaaaactactTGACAGGGCATTCCTGGGTACTTATCTGATATAACTATCAATggagaattatacttgaagattatttcatatcagttttatttgtggGAATTCAGTGGAAAAGTAATAAAATTGGCTTTCTAGGATTGTACAGTTTTAAACTATATCACATGATACTGCTCAGAtgtacacttttgcacaaatttgtgaatgggattgacttttgttttataagctttatcattaagtgagattacatttcatttgataaataaacaagcaatTATCACAAACATTATGTTAACGTTCAAATTCAGCAAGACGGCAGcatcgaacatcgatcatcaaaggcacaaatgctcCTGTGGAATTTTTTGTACATAAATAAAAAACTGACATCTGTTTagataattacagccagttggaacttcaACTTTTAAACCACCTTGTTCAGACTTATCATCTTACCAGTGAGGAAAGTTTGATCATTATCATACCCTAATAGCCtgaacccccaccccccccccccccgccatgatTTACTCAATGTTTTGGATTTACCATGTATTTATCAGAACATCACAGCAACTTTGCTTGAATCCAGTGTGCCCAAAAACTTACAGTAGTATCATTGATGTGGGATAGTGGTGGTGCAATAATACTGGATGTTTGTTAGGTGACTTACAATCCCATACTCACACACATGCCTGGTTTCAGCAAACTGGAAATTTCATCTCTTGTGCCCATTCTGTTTAATGCAGATGTGTACGTATGGCTCGAAGCGAACAGAGCGAGGGATGACGGTGCTTAGCAGGAAGCAGGACCACCTCCGAGCCGCTCTGGCTGGCCTCCTGGAAAGACAACTCAAACCACCTCCTCTAAAGTGAGTGCGCCCTCTCTGTTTTCAGCCACATTCATCCACGTGCTGATGCGGTCATGAACTTCCATCCAAATCATTTTGTCATCCCCAATCATGATATGTCTTCCCTCTACCCCACCCAATTTATTGAGGTATTTATCCTGAGATCATATGcctcattaaagaaaaaacaacataaaatgaAGAACAAACCACTCCTGCCCAAATcacacccccccaaaaaaaaaccaaacaaacacaacacatCTAGAATTCAACTTTATTCTACAATCTCATGTGTAACCAGGTCTTGCATCTCATCCTATACAgcgggtgtttcataaagctgttcttaaagttacgaatgacttaagaatgactggaacacgttctgatgtgctatacttatcaaaatttcaaaaattcagcacaagaactgatcacctgTCGTTCTTAAGTCATtagtaactttaagaacagctttatgaaacccctccccccccccccagtctgtTTCCTCGATACATCCCTTGTCTCTGTAACAGTAACCTTTATACACGCTCCCATCAGCTTTCTCCTCTGGATTTTAACCCTGTGGCCTGCTACTGGCTGTTCTCAACATCATTATTACCCACACTGATAAGTTGGTTTAAATTTGATTTGGTGTGGGGGATGCTTTCCTTTCTTGTCACATTTATCTCATGTTATATGCAGGGCTGAACATCAGCATTGACCGGATGGCCCctagggccactaaaaattgatgtcaggccaccaaatttccaaaaagggtATTtgttttggtggcccgatctgGTAGCTAAAATTAAAAGATAGATTGGTATATTTCCTTCTGTAGCAAGCCAccaacatttcaaattcaaagattttagtggcccaaacAGGCTACCAGAGAAAAAGGTTATTGTCAAGCTCTGTAATatgtatgatttcttttttcttttcttttttaagttgcAAGAAGTTAATCAAAAGGAAGTAAGTTCATGTCATGCTTCACCTTTCATTGTTGCTTTCCATCTCCAGGAAAATGTGTTACACTCAGGAATCAGCAGTTCTACCAAATCTTGCCAGGAACGGCAACGCCACCTCAGTGCCTCCCAAGCTCACAAACTCTCACGTTGACGCCAGTGTGCTGCATTCAGTGGCGCCCAATGCGAAGTCGTCCAAGTCGAGCGCGGCCAGCAGTAAGAGCAAAAAGTCAAAAGGGAGCAAGGTGGAGAAGGGCAACGAGGGCCATGTGCTTCAGACTGTGAAGAACGCCAAGGTCCGCAGGAAAAGCGGGAGTGGAGGAGTGACAAGCGTGTCTCCGGCAATCATTCAGAGCAGCTCAGCCAGCAACATTGTGCACAACATCCTGGCAGTGTCCTCCAACAGCTCCGTGCCGCTGGCCATCGCCCCGACGACGTACACCGTTGTCGGTGGCAACGGACTCCAGCCGGTGGACGTCATCAACATGGATCCCAACACCAGCGTCGCGGAGATGCAGGGACACCTCCTGAAGAACCTGAGATTTGTGGTGACAAACATTGACACGAATGCCAACAGTGTGGCGGGCGGTGGTGGGGGATCGGTGCAGCCCACCATCGCCAACGTGACGTTACCGATCATCAACGCGGTGGGCAGCACACCCGTGATGATTGGAAACATTGGAGCCCTGCAGCTCCAGGACCGCAAGATGAACGTCAAGTCGAGGACAAAGAGCGGCTCGGGGGGCAAGGGAATGGAGCGCCAGACCTCGAGGACGCGCAAGGCGTCCGGGGGCGGCCTTGCCCGCACCGCCACACAGCAAACAGTACAGATAGGCACAGTTCAGGGAGACACGATCATTGTGCAAGACCAGGGTGTGATACCCAGCATGAGGAGCTCACCCAGTCCAGTCCTCAGACCAGTAGGTGGATTCTGTCTGTATTTCTTCCTTCCCCCTAAGCTTGATGTCCAGTAGGAACTACGTGACTGCCTGTCTGCCCAAAAGTTGCAGATGGAAATCATGTGATTAGCCAAAATGTGAATTTAGGGTCTAAGTCCTGCATTCTCATCTTCACTCATTTGATGAATTCAATCAAGCCTTCATCTATCCTTTGTCAAAAGTTAGAAGCATGAAACAAATTGCTGAATATGTATGCAGTTTCATAAAATACtggttgttgttttcttgtggGGATGGAAGTAGGGATGTATTTTCAATTGATTCTGTGTGTTGTATTTTGTAGAAATTACAAAATGGGAGCAAGCTCATGTGTGCAGTTCTGAGGCAGTAAGGATGAAAAGTTGTGTAAGCGTCATGCTGTGGAAGTGAAATTTTGCTTTGATATATTACATTTTGAACTTcttatgtcaatatttcatctacattgggGCAAAAATACACTTCACCTAAAAACATATCTTAGCatgtaagaataatcattatcatcattctgcAAGTTTGAACTTTagctattgaaattaacaatgattaggaATCTCACTTGGCGTGGCATATCTAAGTCATTCGTAAAGTCGTGCGTTACTGTATgagcagctttatgaaacagagcCCAGGCCACTGGCTCACCACGTCCCTTCTGACTTTTCTCCCTAGGAATCCTCAAGTCCGCAGCTAACATCCATCCCAAACGGTATCATTCCATCTCCCTCGGGAGGCCCTCTCTGCGCGGGCGCAAAGGTGTACAGCGGGGGCGCGGCCGGCACCACCGTGATGGGGGTCGGGGCCAGTGGAGGCATGGTAGTTGTGGACCAGCACCCTGCCATGCAACAGCAACAGccgcagcagcagcagcaacaattAAGTGTACTAtcacagcagcaacagcaacaactacAGTCGCAGCACCAGCACCAGCAGCTGCCGGCAGACATGACCAGCCCGAGTGGGACCAGCACCCCTAGCCCCGGGGGCAACTCGACGGAGACGTCTCCCAGCGGCAACTTTCACTACACCTCAGGAATTCAAACTCACAGTGGTAATGGCATTCAGATGCTTGTCATATGTCACATGAGGGAGTGTGTTGGATGTTGCAACAGGGTGGGCAAAAGGGGTGTATGGCAGGAAAAGGCAAGATTTTAGATTTAGATGACTCCTCCAAGCTTGAACCTGTTGCAGCATATTTTCCTTaggtttttagctcacctgagccaaaggctcaagtgagctattgcgatcgcccttcgtccggcgtgcgtcgtgcgtcgtccgtcgtgcgtaaactttttacattttcatcttctttttgaaaaccccaagactgatttccatcaaacttggcaggtagcatccctagggggttaggaactcaatttgttaaaatgggcaccatgccccacccagggggcccccagggggacccaaacccccccaaaattaaggaatctgtaaaaatcttctctaggaccagaagttatagagctaagttaatactatgagttactacattgatgactgtagtttcaagtttgttcatggcagaatcaggggtgccccccttgggacccaggggagggggggggggggggggtgtggggagCGGTCCTAaaggggcctaaattgtacattttcatcttcttcttgagaaccccatgacccattttcaccaaacttggcaggtagcatccctagggggttaggatctcaatttgttaaaatgggtaccatgccccacccagggggcccccagggggccccaaaccccccaaaatgaagaaatctttaaaaatcttctctagaatcagaagttatagagctaagataatactatgagtgagtacattaatgactgtagtttcaagtttgttcatagcagatccaggggtgcccctcttgggggtgggggggggggtggggttgggaaggtccaaatgggggcctgaattgtacattttcatcttcttcctgaaaacctcatgatggatttttcgtcaaacttggcaggtagcatccctagggggtcaggatctcaatttatcaaaatgggcaccatgccccacccagagggccc includes these proteins:
- the LOC140241063 gene encoding uncharacterized protein, which translates into the protein MASLERSSPSMFRGQSWSVWADKVVKQRDGDAESDEKRDRTDEEMEPELVHEKEEPQVMRLKMEDSRLFGLCPARDEFYLVVCEQCGQVVKPQALQRHIEFRHGKPPDGPLPPLPIPAPLGDTPSPSCNKQIMRAHRKTDRTVARPPSRSNSHPHIVSYPQVADSPSPELHTPRSQRTQSVPDLIAADPSLDVSPMRQPEPHLRQPHSTSPPPPHEPHIPVRASSLASHHDVLSATPSPVNTVLLSSPSLRGVDSLSQQTTDLSQELSIQVSQEEEEALVNRTEPSIDTNYAACGDTVEVVLASPPVQTMPVPFTAAESLSTSISTSHIIPLAVGDSVPRVTLEKLSADQTGLVCISHSSAGYTPIQACPPVSSTPTNPTPTPPPAPSLSPAQAATPKSASKKKKANTVKSDKNVPCKDRRYDPDKHCGVWSDEHSRHCTRSLTCKTHSLSLRRAVTGRRLPFNELLAEHKARSQALAAAKAAAAAGGNPTSIATTTTVATSTTATTTTLSNNLGGGAGTQLSTSQSGAGSEGTTGSDALCPQKLGGTPTVPVLSSVGSASSVESSHSLKRSHTISTLPSSAHPVGEGSALSPVVVVPPDTSQNPAPLRRQEHHPSPTHQRGVSQGGDRKDGGERLDFPCTHQHPRPFAMCTYGSKRTERGMTVLSRKQDHLRAALAGLLERQLKPPPLKKMCYTQESAVLPNLARNGNATSVPPKLTNSHVDASVLHSVAPNAKSSKSSAASSKSKKSKGSKVEKGNEGHVLQTVKNAKVRRKSGSGGVTSVSPAIIQSSSASNIVHNILAVSSNSSVPLAIAPTTYTVVGGNGLQPVDVINMDPNTSVAEMQGHLLKNLRFVVTNIDTNANSVAGGGGGSVQPTIANVTLPIINAVGSTPVMIGNIGALQLQDRKMNVKSRTKSGSGGKGMERQTSRTRKASGGGLARTATQQTVQIGTVQGDTIIVQDQGVIPSMRSSPSPVLRPESSSPQLTSIPNGIIPSPSGGPLCAGAKVYSGGAAGTTVMGVGASGGMVVVDQHPAMQQQQPQQQQQQLSVLSQQQQQQLQSQHQHQQLPADMTSPSGTSTPSPGGNSTETSPSGNFHYTSGIQTHSANKSLSTSISSKSNSGSRKQQTVKGGGGLSAAVASHANQQTATMQQVPFQMPLQHIMANLIDAQGKPVSAIIPANPQLFSSIQLQQGGGGAQATGSTGAQLVPSAVATVTPGDHQNKAMSPPTAAGAASILAQQPIALSLQQAHHQPANQQIRVQGTGLAAVASVGEHTAQVVLSPSGTGDPRQELKLHH